The genomic DNA CGGTTGGTCGCTCGGGCTGTTCGTGCTGAGCGTCGGGCTGTGGTGGGCGTACACGCCCGGCAGTGCCGACATGCAGATGGTGAGCTCCACCCCCTGGATCGGGATGTGGGGCATCCACTATGCGCTCGGGGTGGACGGGATCTCGCTGTTCATGATCCTGCTCACCACGCTGACCACACCGATCGCGATCCTGGGCTCGTTCAACTACATCCAGAAGCGTGAGAAGGCGTTCTACGCGCTCATGCTGCTGCTCGAGACCGGCGTCGTCGGCGTCTTCGCCGCCACCGACCTGTTCCTCTTCTACGTGTTCTTCGAACTCACGCTGGTCCCGATGTACTTCATCGTGGGGGTGTGGGGCGGCGAACGGCGCGTGTACGCGGCCATCAAGTTCTTCCTGTACACGGCGTTCGGGTCGCTGCTGATGCTGGTGGCGATCCTCTACCTGTCCTGGCGGGCTCGCAACGCGCTCGGTACGCCCACGTTCGGATACCAGGATTTCCTGACGCTCCCGCTGACGATGCGGGAGCAGCTTCTGCTGTTCAGCGCGTTCGCGCTGGCCTTCGCCATCAAGGTCCCGGTCTTCCCGCTGCACACCTGGTTGCCGGACGCCCACGTAGAGGCGCCGACGCCCGGCTCGGTGGTGCTGGCGGCCGTGTTGCTCAAGATGGGCACGTACGGCTTCGTCCGCTTCCTGCTTCCGTTGTTCCCGGATGCAGCGCAGCACCCGACCGTCGTGACCGTCATGCTGGTGCTGGGGGTGGTCGGTATCGTCTACGCCGCGTGGGTGGCCGCGGTGCAACCCGACGCCAAGAAGCTCGTGGCCTACACCTCCGTGGCCCACATGGGCTTCGTGGTCATCGGCACCTTTGCGCTGACCGTCAACGGGTTGCAGGGCGGCCTGCTCGTCATGATCTCGCACGGGGTCTCGACGGGGGCCCTGTTCCTCCTGCTGGGCATGCTGTACGAGCGGCGCCACACGCGGGCCATCGACGAGTTCGGTGGCCTGGGGCGGGTCGCACCTTGGTTGGCCACCGCGTTCGTGATCACGGCGCTGGCGTCGATCGGGCTTCCGGGCACGAGCGGATTCGTCGGTGAGTTCCTGGCGCTGCTCGGGACGTTCGAGACCCGGCCCGGGCTGGCCATCCTGGCGTCGACGGGGGTCATCTTCGCCGCCTACTACATGCTCCCGATGGTGCAGCGCGTGTTCTTCAACCGGCTCGATCGGCCCGAGAATCGAACCATCCCCGACCTCTCCGGACGCGAGTTGGCGGTTCTGACCCCGCTGCTCGCGTTGATGATCTGGATCGGGGTACAGCCGACGCCTTTCCTGTCCCGCATGGAGCCTTCGGTGCGAGGCGTCGTGGAGCGGCTCGAGGATCGACGTGCGGATGCGGCGGACCCGGGGCAGGCCGGCCTCCTGCTGGGGCAGGTGGACGCCGCGCAGCTGGACGCGGTGCGGCCGGAGCCGGGCGCTGCGGCACCGGAGACCGGAGGCATCCGCGCCGGGCAGGTGGACAAGGAGACCGCGGAGGAGTCCCTCCCGGCGTCCGTCGAATCGTCGGAGGACTGAGGTGACGCTCGACTTCAGCCGTCAGCTCCACTACGTGTGGGCCCTCATGCCCGAGATCGTC from Gemmatimonadota bacterium includes the following:
- a CDS encoding NADH-quinone oxidoreductase subunit M, whose protein sequence is MTTFLTQLGYEAWILHALIWLPLVGMGVVLALPEERAKTVAFGWSLGLFVLSVGLWWAYTPGSADMQMVSSTPWIGMWGIHYALGVDGISLFMILLTTLTTPIAILGSFNYIQKREKAFYALMLLLETGVVGVFAATDLFLFYVFFELTLVPMYFIVGVWGGERRVYAAIKFFLYTAFGSLLMLVAILYLSWRARNALGTPTFGYQDFLTLPLTMREQLLLFSAFALAFAIKVPVFPLHTWLPDAHVEAPTPGSVVLAAVLLKMGTYGFVRFLLPLFPDAAQHPTVVTVMLVLGVVGIVYAAWVAAVQPDAKKLVAYTSVAHMGFVVIGTFALTVNGLQGGLLVMISHGVSTGALFLLLGMLYERRHTRAIDEFGGLGRVAPWLATAFVITALASIGLPGTSGFVGEFLALLGTFETRPGLAILASTGVIFAAYYMLPMVQRVFFNRLDRPENRTIPDLSGRELAVLTPLLALMIWIGVQPTPFLSRMEPSVRGVVERLEDRRADAADPGQAGLLLGQVDAAQLDAVRPEPGAAAPETGGIRAGQVDKETAEESLPASVESSED